The Aeromicrobium yanjiei genome includes a region encoding these proteins:
- a CDS encoding amino acid ABC transporter ATP-binding protein produces the protein MTDPLVRVRGITKAFGDNHVLRGVDFTAQAGTTTTILGPSGSGKTTILRALNVLETPDSGTIGIGDVEVDFGALPRGKAGRAATARLRAQSGMVFQSHNLFPHKTVLENVIEGPVQVQKRPLEEAIAEARVLLEQVGLAEKADQHPFQLSGGQQQRVGIARALALKPKVVLFDEPTSALDPELVGEVLSVIKDLTQQGWTTMIVTHEIRFAQQVCDQVLFLDGGVVVESGPPAQVIGDPREERTRQFLRRILDPA, from the coding sequence ATGACCGATCCCCTCGTCCGCGTCCGCGGCATCACCAAGGCCTTCGGCGACAACCACGTGCTCCGTGGCGTGGACTTCACTGCCCAGGCGGGCACCACCACCACGATCCTCGGGCCGTCCGGCTCGGGCAAGACCACGATCCTGCGAGCGCTCAACGTCCTGGAGACGCCCGACTCCGGCACGATCGGTATCGGGGACGTCGAGGTCGACTTCGGCGCCCTGCCCCGGGGCAAGGCAGGCCGAGCGGCGACTGCGCGGCTCCGCGCCCAGAGCGGCATGGTCTTCCAGTCGCACAACCTCTTCCCGCACAAGACCGTGCTGGAGAACGTCATCGAGGGTCCCGTGCAGGTGCAGAAGCGGCCGTTGGAGGAGGCGATCGCCGAGGCCCGGGTCCTGCTCGAGCAGGTCGGGCTCGCCGAGAAGGCCGATCAGCACCCGTTCCAGCTGTCCGGCGGTCAGCAGCAGCGGGTCGGCATCGCCCGCGCGCTCGCGCTCAAGCCGAAGGTCGTCCTGTTCGACGAGCCCACCTCGGCCCTCGACCCCGAGCTGGTCGGGGAGGTGCTGTCGGTCATCAAGGACCTCACCCAGCAGGGCTGGACCACCATGATCGTGACCCACGAGATCCGCTTCGCCCAGCAGGTGTGCGACCAGGTGCTCTTCCTGGACGGCGGCGTCGTCGTGGAGAGCGGCCCTCCCGCCCAGGTCATCGGCGATCCGCGCGAGGAGCGCACGCGGCAGTTTCTCCGGCGCATCCTCGACCCCGCCTGA
- a CDS encoding ABC transporter substrate-binding protein/permease, translating to MRSAAKVLLLALLALLLLPATPASAADDRPVVRVGTEGTYPPFTFHESGNDELTGYDIEVVKAVAKKAGWRLEFVETQFDAIFAALESDRIDVIANQVSTNPEREAKFGLSEPYTYSRGVIVVKTGTKGITSLADLKGKTTAQSITSNWAQVAKDAGAKVEGVEGFAQAAALLVQGRVDAIVNDNIAVLDYLNTTGSDEIEISGDAGDEVSKQVLAFRKGDPRLAEANQALQALRADGTLAKISESYFKANVSVENDGGVDLSGGRKGRSDAQVVQDAAWPMFKGLIKVSIPITIISFVIGLAIAVAVALARISGSRILAGLARGYVSIIRGTPLLVQLFIVFFGLPEIGIDFSSYVAGVVALSLNVGGYAAEVVRSAILSVPKGQFEAAASIGMGYWQTLRRIVFPQAARTAVPPLSNTAISLFKDTSLLSVVLLTDVLRSSQNAAAAAQVFLPLYIFAALYYWIVCVAMSYVQGRLETRLNRFVAT from the coding sequence ATGCGCAGTGCGGCCAAGGTGCTCCTCCTGGCGTTGCTGGCACTGCTCCTGCTGCCCGCGACGCCCGCGAGCGCAGCCGACGACCGCCCTGTGGTCCGGGTCGGGACGGAGGGCACGTACCCGCCGTTCACGTTCCACGAGTCCGGCAACGACGAGCTCACCGGCTACGACATCGAGGTGGTCAAGGCCGTCGCCAAGAAGGCCGGCTGGCGCCTGGAGTTCGTCGAGACGCAGTTCGACGCGATCTTCGCGGCGCTCGAGTCCGATCGGATCGACGTCATCGCCAACCAGGTCTCGACCAACCCCGAGCGCGAGGCGAAGTTCGGCCTGTCCGAGCCGTACACGTACTCGCGCGGCGTCATCGTGGTGAAGACCGGCACGAAGGGCATCACCTCCCTCGCGGACCTCAAGGGCAAGACGACCGCGCAGTCGATCACGAGCAACTGGGCGCAGGTCGCCAAGGACGCCGGCGCGAAGGTCGAGGGCGTCGAGGGCTTCGCCCAGGCCGCGGCGCTGCTCGTGCAGGGACGGGTCGACGCGATCGTCAACGACAACATCGCGGTGCTCGACTACCTCAACACCACCGGGTCCGACGAGATCGAGATCTCCGGCGACGCCGGCGACGAGGTCAGCAAGCAGGTGCTGGCGTTCCGCAAGGGCGATCCCCGGCTCGCCGAGGCCAACCAGGCGCTGCAGGCGCTGCGCGCCGACGGCACGCTCGCCAAGATCTCCGAGTCCTACTTCAAGGCCAACGTCTCGGTCGAGAACGACGGCGGTGTCGACCTCTCGGGCGGTCGCAAGGGCAGGAGCGATGCGCAGGTTGTCCAGGACGCGGCGTGGCCGATGTTCAAGGGCCTCATCAAGGTCTCGATCCCGATCACGATCATCAGCTTCGTCATCGGTCTGGCGATCGCGGTCGCCGTCGCGCTGGCCCGCATCTCCGGCAGCCGCATCCTGGCGGGACTCGCCCGCGGCTACGTCTCGATCATCCGCGGGACGCCGCTGCTGGTGCAGCTGTTCATCGTGTTCTTCGGACTGCCGGAGATCGGCATCGACTTCTCGTCCTACGTCGCGGGGGTCGTGGCGCTGAGCCTCAACGTGGGCGGCTACGCCGCGGAGGTCGTGCGGTCCGCGATCCTGTCGGTGCCGAAGGGCCAGTTCGAGGCCGCCGCCTCGATCGGCATGGGCTACTGGCAGACGCTGCGACGGATCGTCTTCCCACAGGCCGCACGCACCGCTGTGCCGCCGCTGTCCAACACCGCGATCTCGCTGTTCAAGGACACGTCCCTGCTGTCGGTCGTGCTGCTGACCGACGTGCTGCGCTCGTCCCAGAACGCTGCCGCTGCGGCGCAGGTGTTCCTGCCGCTCTACATCTTCGCGGCGCTGTACTACTGGATCGTCTGCGTGGCGATGTCCTACGTCCAGGGCAGGCTCGAGACCCGACTGAACAGGTTCGTGGCGACATGA